In one window of Tumebacillus algifaecis DNA:
- a CDS encoding CDP-alcohol phosphatidyltransferase family protein, translating into MNLTERYRQIESVTKYSNYYLGRCYTWLSTPITEFAARIGLHPNAMTLISLVLGLTACGFFLVGDRVSLLIGAIILYVSYVLDWSDGQLARFTGKMSPFGGWLDQMSDRFKEFAYISTLAIGSHRLTDDVTVFYWAMGALFLLFLLEYYGQINRSIPASKNAQESAAAATPSTPQFGRPSDGRRKIVIDFSIDEQYAVVCLLIVLVGAKGTLVGVTSLALLFAVYKPLKAWLRYFRTN; encoded by the coding sequence ATGAATCTTACGGAGCGTTACCGTCAAATCGAGTCGGTTACGAAGTATAGCAACTATTATCTCGGACGCTGCTACACCTGGCTGTCGACACCGATAACAGAATTTGCAGCGCGCATCGGACTGCATCCGAACGCCATGACTTTGATCTCGCTTGTGCTCGGTCTCACAGCATGCGGGTTTTTTCTCGTGGGCGACCGCGTTTCCTTGCTGATCGGCGCTATCATCTTGTACGTCTCGTACGTGCTGGACTGGTCTGATGGACAGCTCGCCCGCTTTACCGGAAAAATGAGCCCGTTTGGTGGTTGGCTCGATCAGATGTCTGACCGATTCAAAGAGTTTGCCTACATTTCGACGCTGGCGATCGGCTCGCATCGTTTGACCGATGATGTGACCGTGTTTTACTGGGCGATGGGTGCTTTGTTCCTTCTGTTCCTACTCGAGTATTACGGTCAGATCAACCGCTCGATCCCCGCTTCGAAAAACGCGCAGGAGTCGGCTGCGGCTGCAACACCTTCTACTCCGCAGTTTGGCCGTCCGTCCGATGGCCGTCGCAAGATCGTCATCGACTTCTCGATCGACGAGCAATATGCGGTCGTCTGTCTGCTGATCGTGCTAGTCGGCGCCAAAGGGACGCTGGTCGGCGTCACGTCGCTCGCCCTGTTGTTCGCTGTG
- a CDS encoding GAF domain-containing protein produces the protein MFSASSYTGTREENYEVVIRQLEALITGEPDWIANLSNASALLNQFLDNINWVGFYLMRDGELVLGPFQGLPACVRIPLGKGVCGTAAERRETELVPDVHQFPGHIACDAASQSEIVVPIVSGENLLGVLDIDSPSLNRFDEIDQKYLEKFVQVLVGNHSS, from the coding sequence TTGTTTTCAGCAAGCAGTTACACAGGTACACGTGAAGAGAACTATGAAGTGGTCATTCGCCAATTGGAAGCATTGATCACGGGCGAACCTGATTGGATCGCCAACCTTTCAAACGCATCCGCCTTGCTCAACCAGTTCTTGGATAACATCAACTGGGTCGGGTTTTACCTCATGCGAGACGGAGAACTAGTGCTCGGGCCGTTCCAAGGACTCCCAGCCTGTGTTCGCATTCCGCTTGGCAAAGGCGTCTGCGGCACGGCAGCAGAACGCCGTGAGACGGAGCTGGTGCCCGATGTGCATCAATTTCCGGGGCATATCGCTTGCGACGCGGCTTCTCAGTCCGAAATCGTCGTTCCGATCGTTTCTGGTGAGAATCTGCTCGGGGTACTCGATATTGACAGCCCAAGTCTCAACCGCTTCGATGAGATCGACCAGAAGTATCTGGAAAAGTTCGTCCAGGTGCTGGTAGGGAACCACTCGTCGTAA
- a CDS encoding tRNA threonylcarbamoyladenosine dehydratase, with protein MLTRHSRTELVIGPEGVEKLQGSTVVVLGMGGVGSFTVEALARAGVGRLVLVDKDDVDITNINRQIPALTSTVGQEKVDVMMKRVHEISPDIEVIPLRMFYLEETKDEIFKYNPDFVVDAIDTISAKILLIVECHKRGIPIVASMGAANKVDPTMFRVMDISKTKVDPIAKIIRRKLKDYNIYKGVKVVCSLEQPAKPRVDVTEEIVPEHVKEGQGPRKAKNPPASISFVPSVAGLILASVVVRDLVGIEYKM; from the coding sequence ATGCTTACTCGGCATTCTCGAACTGAACTTGTCATTGGCCCAGAGGGCGTTGAAAAACTGCAAGGCAGCACCGTTGTCGTGCTCGGCATGGGTGGCGTTGGATCGTTCACCGTCGAAGCACTGGCCCGCGCAGGCGTAGGTCGCCTCGTGCTCGTCGATAAAGACGATGTGGATATCACCAACATCAACCGTCAGATTCCCGCTTTAACCTCGACGGTCGGTCAAGAAAAAGTCGATGTGATGATGAAGCGGGTGCATGAGATCTCGCCTGACATCGAAGTCATTCCGCTGCGCATGTTCTATTTGGAAGAAACGAAGGACGAGATTTTCAAATACAATCCGGACTTCGTCGTCGATGCCATCGACACCATTTCCGCCAAAATCCTGCTGATCGTCGAGTGCCACAAGCGTGGCATTCCGATCGTGGCTTCGATGGGTGCTGCCAACAAAGTGGACCCGACGATGTTTCGCGTCATGGACATCTCCAAGACCAAAGTCGATCCGATCGCCAAGATCATCCGCCGCAAGTTGAAAGACTACAACATCTACAAAGGTGTGAAAGTCGTCTGCTCGCTCGAACAGCCTGCGAAACCGCGCGTCGATGTCACCGAGGAGATCGTTCCTGAACACGTCAAAGAAGGCCAAGGCCCACGCAAAGCGAAGAACCCGCCCGCGTCGATCTCCTTCGTGCCATCTGTGGCCGGGCTGATCCTCGCCTCTGTCGTCGTCCGTGATCTGGTCGGAATCGAATACAAAATGTAA
- a CDS encoding tyrosine-type recombinase/integrase, translating into MAGTAEHEAQIQAFGNYLEEKKKSPGTVQGVLLDLGQFADFMAKSEKSFAALAEADVEAFGSELRAGGKSEKLIHRKFKAIKSFYKFLEGQGEAPDMDEMISESKAYILSLPRPLTIDEMKRFIIACGDLKRRAIFTAMYESGLRPDELSRLQQDDINWDDLFLVVKNKAGERDRLVFFSRKLKDLLKKYIRSRKDKLPNVFIEDKGRALRLAYLQVVFVETAKDAKIEGHIALQSLRRSLAAHMIEQGIDIGHVAQILGLKNTNSLDVLVPVTGVRANDYQKFISALDL; encoded by the coding sequence ATGGCAGGTACTGCTGAACACGAAGCACAGATCCAGGCGTTCGGAAATTACCTGGAAGAAAAGAAGAAGTCGCCAGGAACGGTGCAAGGGGTATTGCTCGATCTTGGACAGTTTGCCGATTTTATGGCGAAGAGTGAAAAATCATTTGCGGCCCTCGCCGAAGCGGATGTCGAAGCGTTTGGCAGCGAACTTCGAGCAGGTGGAAAATCGGAGAAACTGATTCACAGAAAGTTCAAGGCGATCAAATCTTTCTATAAGTTCCTCGAAGGTCAAGGCGAAGCGCCCGACATGGATGAGATGATCTCGGAGAGCAAAGCGTATATCTTGTCTTTGCCGCGCCCGCTGACGATCGATGAGATGAAGCGGTTTATTATCGCCTGTGGCGATCTGAAGCGCCGGGCAATCTTCACGGCGATGTATGAATCGGGATTGCGTCCGGATGAACTGTCTCGTCTGCAACAGGATGATATCAATTGGGACGATCTATTTTTGGTGGTCAAAAACAAAGCGGGGGAGCGCGATCGGCTCGTCTTTTTCTCTCGCAAATTAAAAGATCTGTTGAAGAAATACATCCGTTCTCGCAAAGACAAACTGCCGAACGTCTTCATCGAAGACAAAGGTCGAGCGCTTCGGTTGGCTTACCTGCAAGTGGTTTTTGTGGAGACGGCAAAAGATGCAAAAATCGAAGGTCATATCGCGCTTCAGTCACTGCGCAGATCGCTTGCGGCGCACATGATCGAGCAGGGAATTGACATCGGCCATGTGGCGCAAATATTGGGGTTGAAAAACACCAATTCGCTCGATGTGCTGGTCCCGGTCACCGGAGTGCGAGCGAATGATTATCAGAAGTTTATCAGCGCCTTAGACCTGTAA
- the queD gene encoding 6-carboxytetrahydropterin synthase QueD, with product MTKQPYHNREVSVTKSFTFDSAHRLDDYIGKCANLHGHTYKLEVTIKGRTDHRGIVVDFGDIKGIVNEQIIAKYDHRFLNDLMPFNTTAENMVFHFFEIIDTYLKQLIDNTPCRLMKVRLWETPTAYAELTREDYDAAE from the coding sequence ATGACGAAACAACCTTATCACAACCGGGAAGTGTCTGTGACTAAGAGCTTCACATTCGACTCGGCCCATCGTTTGGATGATTATATCGGCAAGTGCGCCAACCTGCACGGCCATACTTATAAATTGGAAGTCACCATCAAAGGACGTACCGACCATCGTGGCATTGTCGTCGATTTTGGCGACATCAAGGGCATCGTCAATGAGCAGATCATCGCCAAATATGATCACCGCTTTCTGAATGACCTGATGCCGTTCAACACGACCGCTGAGAACATGGTCTTCCACTTTTTCGAAATCATCGACACCTACCTGAAGCAACTGATTGACAATACCCCGTGTCGCCTGATGAAAGTACGGCTCTGGGAAACGCCGACCGCCTATGCGGAATTGACTCGGGAGGATTACGATGCGGCTGAATGA
- a CDS encoding radical SAM protein, producing the protein MRLNELFLSIQGETSSAGLPTIFVRFTGCNLRCTYCDTKYSYFEGDTITPGEVMDKIRALKCKRVCLTGGEPLIQPRAEMQQLLDLLAAEGYEVSIETDGSIDISKFKLHDKQRFIVDMKVPSSGMSDKMHLPNLQHIVAERDEVKFVVGNREDYEWCTRLIAEQGIDPKDGYQLVFSPVYREIELVDLVNWILEDQLDARFQVQLHKIVWDPDKRGV; encoded by the coding sequence ATGCGGCTGAATGAACTGTTCCTTTCCATTCAAGGTGAGACCTCGTCGGCCGGCTTGCCGACAATTTTTGTGCGCTTTACCGGCTGCAACTTACGCTGTACGTACTGCGATACGAAGTATTCCTATTTTGAAGGCGACACGATCACCCCAGGCGAGGTGATGGACAAGATCCGCGCCTTGAAATGCAAGCGCGTCTGTCTGACCGGGGGCGAACCGCTGATCCAGCCTCGTGCCGAGATGCAGCAGTTGCTCGACCTGTTGGCGGCGGAAGGCTATGAAGTGTCGATCGAAACGGACGGCTCGATCGACATCTCGAAGTTCAAACTGCACGACAAACAACGCTTTATTGTCGATATGAAAGTGCCGTCATCTGGCATGAGTGACAAGATGCACCTGCCCAATCTCCAGCACATCGTGGCGGAACGCGACGAAGTCAAATTTGTCGTGGGCAACCGTGAAGACTATGAGTGGTGCACCCGTTTGATCGCAGAGCAGGGGATCGATCCGAAAGATGGATATCAGCTTGTGTTCTCTCCGGTATATCGGGAGATCGAATTGGTCGATCTGGTCAACTGGATCTTAGAAGATCAGCTCGATGCCCGCTTCCAAGTCCAATTGCACAAGATCGTCTGGGACCCAGACAAGCGAGGAGTGTAA
- the queC gene encoding 7-cyano-7-deazaguanine synthase QueC produces MSKKAVIILSGGLDSTTCMAAAKAEGYELYPLSFHYGQKAAIELESAKQVAAYYGVQDRHFIADLKGLIRGSALTDADKEIPTHRTGEESDIPVTYVPARNIIFLSIALSYSEAIGAEAMYIGVNALDYSGYPDCRADFIAAFQEVINKGTAAGVSGHPIAIKTPLQMLSKAGIVQLGTELGAPLHLSHSCYFGTDPSCGVCESCTLRIRGFQEAGVPDPIPYAVEIDWKTPVK; encoded by the coding sequence ATGAGCAAAAAGGCAGTGATCATCCTCTCCGGCGGGCTCGACTCGACCACCTGCATGGCGGCGGCGAAAGCGGAAGGCTATGAGTTGTACCCGCTGTCCTTCCATTACGGGCAAAAGGCGGCGATCGAACTGGAGTCGGCCAAACAGGTGGCCGCGTACTACGGTGTGCAAGACCGCCATTTTATCGCCGACCTCAAAGGGCTGATCCGCGGCTCGGCGCTGACCGATGCGGACAAAGAGATTCCGACGCACCGCACGGGCGAAGAGAGCGATATTCCGGTGACCTACGTACCTGCGCGCAACATCATCTTTTTGTCGATCGCCTTGTCCTACTCGGAAGCGATCGGTGCCGAAGCGATGTACATCGGTGTGAACGCCCTCGACTACTCCGGCTATCCGGACTGCCGTGCCGATTTTATCGCCGCTTTCCAAGAAGTGATCAACAAAGGGACGGCCGCTGGCGTTTCCGGCCACCCGATTGCGATCAAAACGCCGCTGCAAATGCTGTCCAAAGCGGGCATCGTCCAGCTCGGCACCGAGCTTGGCGCTCCGCTTCATCTCAGCCACTCCTGCTATTTTGGCACCGACCCTTCCTGCGGAGTGTGCGAATCGTGCACCTTGCGCATCCGCGGTTTTCAAGAGGCTGGCGTGCCAGATCCGATTCCATATGCGGTTGAAATCGATTGGAAAACCCCCGTCAAGTGA